Part of the Gammaproteobacteria bacterium genome is shown below.
CTGCCTGATCGATATTGATCATTTCAAGCGTATTAATGATATCCATGGCCACGCCGTGGGTGATCGTGTATTGAGCCAGTTTGCTGATATCGCCCGTAACGTTATCCGTGAAACCGATGTTTTTGCCCGCTATGGCGGTGAGGAGTTTGTGGTGCTGATGCCAGGCAGTAGTGCGGTGCAGGCGGCCGGCACTATGGATCGGTTAAAACAACAATGTGGAAGACCGGGATTGTTTCCCGGGAATGCCGGTATCAGCTTCAGCGCCGGGGTCGTCGAGGCAGATGATTCAGGCCAATACAGCAGCATGGACAAGTTGCTGGAATCAGCTGACCGGGTGCTGTACCAGGCCAAGCATGAGGGCAGGAACCGGGTGGTTCTGAATGCCAGCCCGGCCTGATTGGGCACATGATTCCGGATTAAACCTAAATATTAATCGACAGTTTCCGGGTATGCACCGGATTCCTTGTTCAGGGGCCGGGCCCAGGCAGTTTTTTCTGGTGCGCCGGGCTGTTGCCATGTAACAATCAGTTTCGTATTGGTATGCAGAAGGCGTCTTTCAATATAGTTAATTTGTCATGGACATCCTGACCTTATACTTGGTGCTGTTCGGTGTATTGTTTGTACAGGCAATTACACTGTACCGTGCTGCCAGTCTGAATCGTGAAGAGACCGGCATCAATGACTGGGCATTGTCGGCACTGATGTTTGGCATCAGCATGGCAATGATTGCATTGATTATTGCGTTGCCACACATCTTTGACCGGAAGATTCTGCGCGACCTGTTTGTCGGCATGAGCAACTCGGTATCCATGGCAGGTTACATACTTTTGTGGACAGGGTTACGCCGTTTTTACAAAAAGACCGTGATCAGCTATTCAGTGCTGTTGCAACTGGCACTGTTGTTCTTTCTGGTCACAAGCATGGCGACAGCCACGCCTTACGCGCCCGACTGGCGTGTCATCAGCTCCACTATCGCGATTGTCATCGTGATTGGCTTGATCGTGTCAGAACTGCTGGGCGGATCGTCTACCGGGAATCCCGCGGTACGCATGATTATCGGGGCGCTGGCAGTCCTGTTTCTCGCTATCCTTTCCAGGCCGTTGCTGATGTATGGCGGATCACTCAATTTTGTTGAAGCCAATACCCTGGCAAGCAAGATTCTGTCAGCTTCTTCGATCCTGGTCTGTATCGTGCTGACACCGTCCATAATTCTCCTGACCAATGAGCGTATCAGCGAGCGTCTTCGCGAACTGGCGATCAAGGATTCTCTGACCGGTATCCTGAATCGCCGGGCGTTTTTCGAGTACGCCGAACGTTATATAGCCGATCTGAATCGTCACGCGGTGACCATGGCCGTGTGTCTTATTGATCTCGACCATTTCAAGCAGGTCAATGACAATCATGGCCACGCAATGGGTGATCAGATATTGAGCCGGTTTGCCGACCTGGCCCGCAGCTTTATCCGCGAAACTGACCTGTTTGGCCGGTATGGTGGCGAGGAGTTTGCATTTATTTTCCGAAATAGCACCAAGGAACAGGCTGCGGAAATAATCGAGCGATTGCGGTTCGCCTGTAACCGGATTCAGCCCGGAGCCGGATCGGGCGGAATAGAATTCAGTGCCGGTTTGTGTGATGTCTCCGGGCCTGATCCGGAAGCCAGGATAGACCGATTGCTCGACCTGGCTGACCAGGCCCTGTACCAGGCAAAGCGCGACGGCCGTAACCGCGTAGTGCTGGCCGAGCCGCTGCCGGTTTCCTCGATGTCGTTAACCTGATGCCGGGCAGGATACCGGCTCCTGCAGCCTGGCCCCGTTTTTTTCTGCCTCGAATTTTTCCGGAATAAACCCGCTTCTGGCTTGTTAACAGGGTGGGCATGTGCCCGATAACTGTTATGTGGAAAAGGGAGTTTTTATGGGAACGAAATCAGGTTTGGCAATGTTGGTTGTAACGACACTTGTGGCGGGGCTGGCCACAGCCGATCATCACAAGGTAAAACCATCGCCGAACGGTATTGCTTTTCCGGCCGGGTACCAGAACTGGCAGGTGATTTCCATGTCGCATCGTACGGATAACAACACGGTGCGCGTGATTTATGGTAATGACAAGGCAATCCGGGCGGCCCGCGGTGGCAAGACCAACCCCTGGCCCGATGGCGCAGTCATTGGCAAGGTGGTCTGGAAACAAAAAGAGGCGGCCGACTGGAAAGCGGCCATTGTTCCGGACAAGTTTGTTCACGCCGAATTCATGTTCAAGGATGCCCGCAAGTACGCATCAACCGGTGGTTGGGGTTGGGCGCGCTGGAAAGGCATGGACCAGGTGCCGCATGGCGCGGACGCCAACGTTGCCCAGGAATGTGTTGCCTGTCATACGCCGGTCAAGAACAAGGACTGGGTATTTACCGAGCCGGCCATGCTGCCGATGGTTGAGAAATGACTGGTGGATCAACCGGTGGCATATGTCACCGGTTGATCGGTTAAGGCGATCATGAAGCCCATTGAGCTCCAGATATCCGACTATATTCCGCATTTGCGTCGCTATGCTCGAGTGTTGTTGCGACGTGATATAGCCGCTGCTGATGATCTTGTGCAGGACTGTGTCGAGCGCGCATTACAGCGCTCGATGTTATGGCAGCGTGGCACCAATCTTCGTGCCTGGCTTTTTACTATTATGCACAACCTTTATGTGAACCAGGTTCGTCGAGGGGTCAATGGCCCCGAGTTTGTGGCGATGGACGAGCATTACAGCGACAGCCGGCAAAGTGCCGAGAGCAGCGCGGTATTGGGCGATATTGAGCGGGCGCTGGACAGGTTGTCAGCTGATCAGCGTGAAATTATTCTGTTTGTATCCATCGAGGGCATGAAGTACCACGAGGTAGCGGGCATTCTCGATATTCCGGAAGGTACGGTTATGTCGAGACTGGCGCGGGCGCGCCAACAGCTGCGCGACAGTCTTGCAATTGACAAACTTCAGACATTGCGTCGGGTGAAATAAATGTCATATGAAACACCGGTTACCGAAGCGGATTTGCACGCCTTTATGGATGGGCAGTTAAGCGAAAGTCGGCGAGCTGTCGTCGCGTCCTGGTTAAAGGAACACCCGGACAAGCTGCGGGAACTGGCAGATTACCAGGTTATTGATCGGGAGCTGCACAAGATGCTTGATCCCATGCTTGATGAGCCGGTGCCTGCCGGTTTGCGCACCGCTCCGGGCCGACGCCTGGTTCGGCGCATTGCTGCGGTCGTGGCTTTCCTGTGTGTCGGCGGTTTTGCCGGCTGGCAGGCAAACAGCGTTTATCACGGCGGTGTCCGCATTGAACAGTTCACCGGGCTTGAGCAGCACCTGATCAAACCGGCGGCGTTTGCCCATGTTGTTTATACTGGCGAGCAGAAACACCCGGTAGAGGTGGGCGCAGACCAGGAACAACATCTTGTAAGCTGGCTGTCGAAACGGTTGCGCGCCCGCATTATGGCGCCGGATCTCAGGCGATATGGCTATGAGCTTGTCGGCGGCCGGTTGTTGCCATCAACCAACCGGATGGCTGCACAGTTTATGTACCAGGAATCCGGTGGCGAGCGTATCACGCTTTATGTGCGACGCCTGACCGGGGCACAGGCCGGAGCCATGTTCCAGTTTTCCAGCAACAATGACATCAATACATTTTACTGGATAGAGGGTGAACTGGGTTATGCGTTAAGTGGCGGACTGCCACGTGATCAGCTGATGACCCTTGCCACTGCAAGCTACCGGCAATTGCAGATGTAGATTGGCACCGGGACTATGTCCGGTCCCGGTATCCCCGCGAGCTTCGTTGAGAATCCTTGTCGGTGCTGTATCGAGCATGGCCAATACCTGGCTCCATTTGCCATGCAGTCGCTGTCCAGGCAAAACAGCATTCATTGCTTGCCAGATGAAAAATCCTGTCTATCTTCAATAGCGGGTACGATAGATATATCCGACACGGCAGCCGGATGCGGCCTGACCGAAAAAATAACCAGAAGACTGACAAGGTTCGAGGATTGGTTGTGGGTAGTACAGCAAAGTTGGCCACGCTTGTTGTCGCGAGCTGCCTGGCTATATCTGTCAATTCAGCAGTTGCCGAGCAAGGCGTAGCCGGTACGCCTTATGAAAAGGCAGACTATGCCTTGATGCGTGGCGAGTTTGATGAGGCGCGCAAGGGATTCGAGGACCTGGCGTCCAGGGGGCATATTGATGCGGCCTACCGCCTGGGCCTGATATACCAGCAGGGCATGGGAGTGCCCCTGAGTTATGAAAAAGCCCGCAACTGGTTTCGGATGGCAGCGGATGGTGGCCACAAAAAGGCGGCAACCCAGTTAAAGGTGACCGAGCGCATGGTGAAGAACTAGAACGGAAAGCTGCGCCGGAGATTGCCTGGGAAACACCCGCAGTTTTTTGTTTTCATGTGACCCGTCCTGGATTATAAACACGGTTTCCCTGCCGTGAGATTCCAGCTTGACTGCTCTCTTTTCTTCCCGGGGTCCTGAAAGTGGCGACATTTTTGACCAGATCGCCAGCGCGCTGCGTCAGGCTGGCTATATTGTCCTGAATAACGTGTTTCCCGTGACCCAACTTCAAACCATGCTGCTGGATATCAAGGCAATGGATTCCGCTGACTTTCACCAGGCAGGGGTTGGTCGGGAACGAGACCACCGGGTAAACCGTTTCGTTCGGCGGGACAGGATATTCTGGTTGCCGCAAGGGCATGGGCCGGCCGTGGCGTATCTTGACTGGATGGAACAGTTACGTCTGCGATTAAACCGGGAGCTGTTCCTGGGATTGTTTGATTACGAATGTCACTACGCCCATTATCCAAAAGGGGCTTTTTACAAGAAGCACTACGAT
Proteins encoded:
- a CDS encoding GGDEF domain-containing protein, which translates into the protein MDILTLYLVLFGVLFVQAITLYRAASLNREETGINDWALSALMFGISMAMIALIIALPHIFDRKILRDLFVGMSNSVSMAGYILLWTGLRRFYKKTVISYSVLLQLALLFFLVTSMATATPYAPDWRVISSTIAIVIVIGLIVSELLGGSSTGNPAVRMIIGALAVLFLAILSRPLLMYGGSLNFVEANTLASKILSASSILVCIVLTPSIILLTNERISERLRELAIKDSLTGILNRRAFFEYAERYIADLNRHAVTMAVCLIDLDHFKQVNDNHGHAMGDQILSRFADLARSFIRETDLFGRYGGEEFAFIFRNSTKEQAAEIIERLRFACNRIQPGAGSGGIEFSAGLCDVSGPDPEARIDRLLDLADQALYQAKRDGRNRVVLAEPLPVSSMSLT
- a CDS encoding cytochrome P460 family protein gives rise to the protein MGTKSGLAMLVVTTLVAGLATADHHKVKPSPNGIAFPAGYQNWQVISMSHRTDNNTVRVIYGNDKAIRAARGGKTNPWPDGAVIGKVVWKQKEAADWKAAIVPDKFVHAEFMFKDARKYASTGGWGWARWKGMDQVPHGADANVAQECVACHTPVKNKDWVFTEPAMLPMVEK
- a CDS encoding sigma-70 family RNA polymerase sigma factor, producing the protein MKPIELQISDYIPHLRRYARVLLRRDIAAADDLVQDCVERALQRSMLWQRGTNLRAWLFTIMHNLYVNQVRRGVNGPEFVAMDEHYSDSRQSAESSAVLGDIERALDRLSADQREIILFVSIEGMKYHEVAGILDIPEGTVMSRLARARQQLRDSLAIDKLQTLRRVK
- a CDS encoding anti-sigma factor, with translation MSYETPVTEADLHAFMDGQLSESRRAVVASWLKEHPDKLRELADYQVIDRELHKMLDPMLDEPVPAGLRTAPGRRLVRRIAAVVAFLCVGGFAGWQANSVYHGGVRIEQFTGLEQHLIKPAAFAHVVYTGEQKHPVEVGADQEQHLVSWLSKRLRARIMAPDLRRYGYELVGGRLLPSTNRMAAQFMYQESGGERITLYVRRLTGAQAGAMFQFSSNNDINTFYWIEGELGYALSGGLPRDQLMTLATASYRQLQM
- a CDS encoding 2OG-Fe(II) oxygenase, which produces MTQLQTMLLDIKAMDSADFHQAGVGRERDHRVNRFVRRDRIFWLPQGHGPAVAYLDWMEQLRLRLNRELFLGLFDYECHYAHYPKGAFYKKHYDSFRGDSNRRLTTILYLNPVWNHDDGGELVIYSDSDDIIEQLLPTLGTLVIFLSEEFPHEVLVSNRSRYSLTGWFRLNGSSSVNLDPPA